A stretch of Acidimicrobiales bacterium DNA encodes these proteins:
- a CDS encoding MFS transporter, giving the protein MNNRVLAGLILAMALPALDLMALGAAAPEVAGDLGQLDQVAWLFVGYQLALVVTVPLYGKLGDLRGRRVVFLFSVSVFTASSLVAGLAWSFPVLVVARIAQGVGGGGIISQTHAVIADLVPPRERGRYSWVTPTVWTIASFLGPVFGGALAEHVDWRWIFLLNLPFGALSIWFVRGAFPARVNRERRSFDVAGAVMLVVSYGGLVFALSVGGDLFAWSHPAIVATALVGLVALVAFVLQQFRSADPVMPLRLVRVPVVRATAATTFLIGLVSFFALAFLPLMLQVVNGVGATEAGLAILPTTAGIAVSSTITGRIVVRTGLYRPWPILGSAAFASGYWVLSSIGSSPTMWVVWCGTGLLGIGMGMGSPVFMLAMQNAVPHRDVGVVSAMAMFARNTGQVFGIAAAGTFFVSRLGHHLDRLVTPAQLGGVGVDEVRGDVDVIRELPAAVEPLVADAYRLAVTDVFTVGIWGGVLALLAALAIPQLPLRETIDD; this is encoded by the coding sequence GTGAACAATCGCGTACTCGCCGGGCTGATCCTGGCCATGGCGCTTCCGGCACTGGACCTGATGGCGCTCGGCGCGGCGGCGCCCGAGGTGGCCGGTGACCTCGGACAGCTCGACCAGGTCGCCTGGCTCTTCGTCGGCTACCAGCTCGCGCTGGTCGTCACCGTGCCCCTCTACGGCAAGCTCGGAGATCTGCGCGGTCGCCGCGTCGTCTTCCTGTTCTCGGTCTCGGTCTTCACGGCGTCGTCGCTGGTGGCCGGCCTGGCGTGGTCGTTCCCGGTGCTCGTCGTCGCCCGCATCGCACAAGGGGTGGGGGGTGGCGGGATCATCAGCCAGACCCACGCCGTCATCGCCGACCTCGTCCCGCCCCGCGAGCGGGGCCGCTACTCGTGGGTGACGCCGACCGTCTGGACGATCGCCTCGTTCCTCGGCCCGGTCTTCGGTGGTGCCCTCGCCGAGCATGTCGACTGGCGGTGGATCTTCCTGCTGAACCTGCCGTTCGGCGCCCTGTCGATCTGGTTCGTGCGCGGCGCGTTCCCCGCCCGCGTCAACCGGGAGCGACGTTCGTTCGACGTTGCGGGCGCCGTGATGCTCGTCGTCAGCTATGGCGGGCTCGTCTTCGCCCTGTCGGTCGGTGGCGACCTGTTCGCCTGGTCGCATCCGGCGATCGTGGCCACCGCGCTCGTTGGTCTCGTCGCGCTGGTCGCGTTCGTCCTGCAGCAGTTCCGCTCGGCCGACCCGGTCATGCCGCTGCGTCTCGTTCGCGTACCGGTCGTCCGGGCCACCGCCGCGACGACGTTCCTGATCGGGCTCGTCAGCTTCTTCGCTCTCGCGTTCCTCCCGCTGATGCTCCAGGTGGTGAACGGCGTCGGCGCGACCGAAGCGGGCCTGGCGATCCTCCCGACGACGGCGGGGATCGCCGTCTCCAGCACGATCACGGGCCGCATCGTCGTACGGACCGGGTTGTATCGCCCGTGGCCGATCCTCGGCTCGGCCGCCTTCGCGAGTGGGTACTGGGTGCTCTCGTCGATCGGCTCGAGCCCGACCATGTGGGTCGTGTGGTGCGGCACCGGCCTCCTGGGCATCGGCATGGGTATGGGATCACCCGTGTTCATGTTGGCGATGCAGAACGCCGTGCCGCACCGCGATGTCGGCGTCGTGTCCGCAATGGCGATGTTCGCCAGGAACACGGGTCAGGTCTTCGGGATCGCCGCGGCGGGCACGTTCTTCGTCTCGCGGCTCGGTCACCATCTCGATCGGCTGGTCACGCCGGCCCAGCTCGGCGGGGTCGGCGTCGACGAGGTGCGCGGCGACGTGGACGTGATCCGCGAGCTCCCGGCGGCGGTCGAGCCGCTCGTCGCCGATGCGTATCGACTGGCCGTCACGGACGTCTTCACCGTCGGCATCTGGGGCGGCGTGCTGGCGCTGTTGGCGGCGCTGGCGATCCCACAGTTGCCCCTGCGCGAGACGATCGACGACTGA
- a CDS encoding ParA family protein has product MPVLAVVNQKGGVGKTTVALGLAATAWSRGLDALVIDLDPQGNASTGLGVWDPPFSVDQALAEERPGAIAGLRVASGWPEDGGRPPSVVPATAALAAREPQLLTDPIGANDRLAVALEGVDHELVIIDCPPSLGLLTVNGLFAADRALIVTEPGAWASDGVGQILRTVQRIASRRTSPLTVAGVAVNRLGRTRDARYWDEQLRADHGDIVLPPIHQRAAVPEASAGSLPIHALGTRPGAQEAAAEFDHLFDLVLPSLAPVIELDAEPVTAVTPTVPVSDDDAVEAVHGV; this is encoded by the coding sequence GTGCCAGTTCTCGCGGTCGTCAATCAGAAGGGTGGCGTCGGCAAGACCACCGTTGCCCTGGGCCTCGCGGCAACCGCCTGGTCGCGCGGTCTCGACGCACTCGTGATCGATCTCGACCCGCAGGGCAATGCGTCGACCGGGCTCGGCGTCTGGGATCCGCCGTTCAGTGTCGATCAGGCGCTGGCCGAGGAACGGCCGGGTGCCATCGCGGGCCTGCGCGTGGCCTCCGGATGGCCCGAGGACGGAGGCCGTCCGCCCTCCGTCGTCCCCGCCACAGCCGCGCTCGCGGCCCGGGAGCCGCAGCTTCTCACCGACCCCATCGGGGCCAACGACCGACTCGCCGTCGCCCTCGAGGGGGTCGACCACGAGCTCGTGATCATCGACTGTCCTCCGTCGCTCGGCCTGCTCACGGTGAACGGGCTCTTCGCCGCCGACCGGGCGCTGATCGTGACCGAGCCGGGCGCCTGGGCATCCGACGGCGTCGGCCAGATCCTCCGCACCGTGCAGCGAATCGCCAGCCGTCGCACTTCGCCGCTGACCGTCGCCGGCGTCGCGGTGAACCGCCTCGGTCGCACCCGCGACGCCCGCTACTGGGACGAGCAGCTCCGCGCCGACCATGGCGACATCGTGCTCCCGCCCATCCACCAGCGCGCCGCGGTCCCCGAGGCGTCGGCCGGTTCGTTGCCGATCCACGCGCTGGGCACCCGGCCCGGAGCGCAGGAGGCGGCAGCCGAATTCGACCACCTCTTCGATCTCGTGCTCCCGTCCCTCGCCCCGGTCATCGAGCTGGACGCCGAGCCGGTCACCGCCGTGACGCCGACCGTGCCGGTCAGCGATGACGACGCCGTGGAGGCCGTCCATGGCGTATGA